From Rhodothermales bacterium:
GTAAGAGCGGCGGAGTTCAGCAGCGACGCGTGTCCATCCACTCGCTCAAGCCAGACGGGGCGATCGGGGAACATAGGATCGATATCGCCTCTTGTCGGAAATCGCTTCTCCGCCCAGTCGTTCTGGTCCCACCCTCGTCCACGGAGCCACTCACCCTCCGGCAACGTGCTCTCTCGCTCTCGCAGCCGGGAGACAACCTCCGTGATCGACGTCGTTCCTCTCAGGTCGACGTTCATCTTGATGAAACCGTGATTCACCAGGTGCCCGTGAGAGTCGATCAGGCCAGGAACGACCGTGCGACCAGCCGCATCCAGCACGGTGGGTGCGGCAAAGCGGGACACGATATCCAGACTGTCACCAACCGCAACGAACTTCCCGTCCGTGACGGCGAAAGCATTCGCCTGAGGGATGTGCTCGTCGACCGTGTAAACATTGGCGTTGACCACGATCAGATCCGCGCTCTCGGTGCAACCGACTGTAGCACATAGTACTACCAACAATCCCACGCGTACAGCCGCCGCTCGTATCCGCCCTTCGAAATCCCGTTGCATAGCATTGTATCTGTATATGAGCACGACCTTGTCGACGGGTCACCGACGGCGCGACATCCTTTGGGTGCGAACGTAGTCCGAAATGTGATCACCATATCGATCGACAAAGTCCGCCAGGTGATCCGTCCCGCGAACGGTTCCACGGCAGTCCTCGGCGCCGCAACTGCAGTGGAAGTCGGGCATCGCTTCGTTGTGAAGCGTGGCATACTCAAGCGTGACTTCATCGCCGGGCTCCAGATCGCGCCGAGCCACTAGATCAAGTCCGGTCAGCCAGCACGATGGGTCGCACGAATGATCTATCGGCTTCCAGTGCTCTGGATCCCGACTCCAGATCGCCCAGACCTCTTCTGTAAGCGGCCACGCTCGCTGTCCGAACCACGATAGATGTGGCTCGCGCCAGACCGAATCAACGTAGCGCCTCGTGACGAGCTCATGAGGCTGCCCCTCGAAAGTGACGACTCGCTCACCGGCCTTGAACGCTCGCGAGACAAACAAGCCGTAATTCTCTGAATCTTTCGTACGCACATACCATCCGGTCCGGCGGTCTCGGTGGCGGCCGATCGCGGCTTTGACAATCTGACGTGTAAACCCTTCAAGCCCGGCAGGATCGTTCATCAGGCACAGGTCGGCACTTCCCGGATCCGTCGCCGGATAGTACATGCCGCAGTTCGGATTTATCTCCAGCATGAAGGGCTGACCCTCGTGATCTACACGAAGGTCGCATCGACCGTAGCCCACGCCATTGATGCCACGAAAGAAATCGGCGGAAACCTGGCGGAGTCGTGCATCCAGCTCCACATCCGTTACGGGCGACTCCTCGAGGCCCGCGTAGTCCTCCCACTTCATGCCGTAGTGCTTGAACGTTTCGCCCTCCGGAAATCGATACTGTATGGGCTGGTAAGTGGTGGGCGAACCCCAGTCGTCCGGGTTGTCGGCGACCAGGACCGTACACTCAAGGCCCTCGATGAACTCCTCGATCAAGGCGCCGGCATACGTCGTCATCATGATCTCGGACTGAGCAAGTAACTCGTCGGCCGTTTCAACTCTCGATTTCTTTGTAAGCCCGGCACTGGCGTAGCTGCTGGGATGCTTCACGATCATCGGGTACCGGAGCATCTCGGCCGCCCGCTCGACGTCTTGTTTGTTCTTGGCAATGACATAGTCCGGCGTACCGATACCCCATGCACGACAGACCCTCTTCATCACTTCTCTTGAAGGCTCGAAGAACAGCGAGTTAGCCCCGGTGAACGCCTGATCAAGTTTCTCCAGGGCGTCGACAACATCAAGCCCCGGCCGTCCTTCGTCCCACGCGCCATCACACAGATTGAAGAACACGTCGAATCCCTTCTGCGACATCTCTATAATCTGGCTGACGACAGCGTCCTTCTCAAGGACTGCAAGTTCCCAGGTCGCTTCGGGGATATACGGTCGGGGATCACACGGCCAATCGTCCTCATCAATGTGGCCGTCGAGGTCCTGGTCGGTGAGCAGGCAAATACGCATACAGAGTTCAGTGTTTTCGTTTCTCCGATGTCCAGAAGATCAGGAGCCGGGTTTCCGTTCAATGGAAATCGTCACCGGTCCGTCGTTGATCAGTTCCACATCCATCATTGCCCCGAACTGTCCGGTTTCAACGGGCCGGTTGATGAGTTCGGACAGTCGCTCGACAAACTTTTCGTACAGCGGCGTCGCCACCTCCGGCGGAGCCGATTCGACGAATGAAGGCCGATTGCCACGCTCTACATTCCCGTACAAAGTGAATTGTGAGACGACGAGGGCTTCTCCGTCGATATCAACTATGGAGCGATTCATCTTAGCATCTTCGTCCGAAAAGATGCGAAGGGCAGCGCACTTGCGGGCCAACCAGTCGACTTCGCCGGTGCTATCGTCTCGATGTACGCCCAGAAGGACAAGTGCGCCTTGACCGATACGACCGACGACACGACCGTCAATGGTCACCGATGCACGATGGACGCGCTGCACAAGTGCGATCACAGGCCGCTACCGTCGAGTGGGAGACTGGAGATAATCGCGGAGCTTTCGGAGCGCTTTACCGCGGTGACTGATCTCATTCTTTTCATCTGAATCCATCTCGGCGAATGTCCTGGTACTCCCTGAAGGTACAAAGAGGGCGTCGTATCCAAACCCCATCGAGCCTCGCTCGGCCGTGGTGATGCTACCCTCGCAGACTCCGTCGAAGGTGATGGTTTCCGAGTTCGACACCAGGGCAACAACGGTCCGAAATCTTGCTCGCCGATCTTCCTTGTCCGACAACTCAGTCAGAAGTTTCATCCTGTTGGCGACCGGCTCGCAGTCCGGGCCGGCGTAGCGCGCCGAAAACACGCCAGGCTCCCCACCGAGGGCATCTGCCTCGAGACCCGTATCGTCCGCGATGGTCGGGATGCCCGTCGATTCGAAAATCACGCGTGCCTTCTTGACGGCATTGCCCTCGAGCGTCAATGCATCCTCTTCCACCGGTTCCAGGTGCTCGAAGTCTGCAAGACTCAGCAGCTCAATACGGAGGCTGTGCAGGAGATCTCGGATCTCGGCCAGCTTGCCCTGGTTGCCCGTCGCAACAACGAGCGTTCTTGTATCTGAATTCAAATTTCAGGGCCGATTGGGCCGGGATTTGAACGATTATGCAACTGCGATTCAGAACCTGATCTCGATCTGCCAACGAACAGAATCGCCATTTGCGGCTATTCGGAGCCTGACGGACAATCAATTCCGGTGAAAACGGTGTTGGAACGGTCCGTTCCTCTCCCTATTTGGAAACATAGAGGGCCGACCGTAATTTATGAGGCCGTCCAAAATCCGGGTAATTAAACAGGTTTCCTCAGTGTCCGTCGGAATCAAATTAAGAGATAAAGAGAACATTGACCGGGCTCTTCGCCGGTTCAAGCGCGCGGTGAACCGCAGCAGAGTACTTCGTATTTACCGGGCGAACATGGCCTTTACCAAGCCATCCGAGGAACGACGCCAGGCCCGCCAGAAGGCTGCGCGGAACGCCCACAAGAGATCGAGATCGTACTGATTCCCGGACAATAGTTTTGGCAGACGCGAACGCCGCCTCTTTTGGGCGGCGTTTCTTTTTTGGCGCCGGCGCAATCGCTATGCTAGCGACTACGCGATGTCCAGCGCCTCCGAAATGAGTTTCTCCATCTCGACCTGGTGGACCTTGGCACTGCCACTCGAAGGGCTGGCGCTGGCCGGTCGGCCACGGTATTGAATGCTGCCACATTCGCTTCCTGATCTCGAAGCGAGCACGTCGTCCAGTCGAGGTGCAATGAACGTCCAGGCTCCCATGTTCATGGGTTCTTCCTGGCACCACACGAACACGTCGGCCTCGGGAAATCGATCAACCTCGCGCACCAGTGCAGCGTGCGGAAATGGATACAGTTGCTCGACGCGGACTACGGCTGTGGCTTCGAGCACTTCAGGATGGGCTTCTGCAGTCTGCATCAAGTCGAAATACAGCTTCCCGCTGCAAAACACAATTCGCTTCACGGCCGAGACATCGGCGTTGGTCGCCGGAAGCACTTCGTCGAATTGACCCTCCGTGAATTCCGTTGGCGACGAAATCACACTCGGGTGCCGCAGCAGACTCTTTGGCGACATCACAATCAGGGGCTTCCGTTTTTCCATCTTGACCTGCCTGCGCAAGGCGTGGAACAGGTTGGCGGGCGTCGTCAGATTGCACACCGTCAGGTTGCCTTCCGCGCACATCTGAAGAAACCTCTCAAGACGGGCCGAGGAGTGCTCCGGACCCTGTCCTTCGTATCCATGCGGCAGCAGTAGTACGAGGGAGCTTCGCTGACCCCACTTGCTCTCGGCAGCGGAAAGGAACTGGTCGAAAACAATCTGCGCACCGTTCGAAAAGTCTCCGAACTGGGCCTCCCATATCACGAGAGCCTCGGGATCGGCGACGGAATAGCCATACTCGAAGCCGCAGGCAGCATACTCGGACAGCAAGCTATCGTAGACCAGCAGGTGCGGCTGCTCGTCCTTGATGTTGTTCAGAGGCACCAGCTCCGATCCGTTTGTCTGGTCGAATACCACGGCATGGCGATGACTAAAGGTGCCGCGACCTGAGTCCTGTCCGGCCAGTCGCACCGTCGTGCCATCCAGCAGCAGCGATCCGTAAGCCAGCGCCTCACCGAGCGACCAGTCGACCACTCCGTCCTCATACGCTTTCGCGCGTTTCTCGAACTGTCTTGCCAGCTTCTTATGTATGTCGAATCCATCCGGAAATGTCACGAGCGCCCCGACGATCGTATCGAGCGTCGCCGACGGTACCGCCGTATCGAACCTGGGCGATTCCGCGTTAGGTTCTGTTCGCTGGAACACGACGACCTCTTTTGTGGCGTCCCGCTCCACCACCTCCTTTGTCCGTTCGAATGCCTCAACGAGTCTAGCCCGATAGTCATCCAGCATCTGCTCCGCTTCTTCGAGACTCATCTCTCCTCTGCGAAGCAAATACTCCGTGTAGAGCTTTCGCACTGACCTCTTCGCTTCAATTTTTCGGTAGAGCAGCGGCTGCGTGTACGTCGGTTCGTCACCCTCATTGTGGCCATGCACGCGGTAGCAGAGCATGTCAATGACCACGTCCTTGTTGAATTCCTGCCTGTAGTCGAGTGCGATCATGGCAACACGAATGCAGGCTTCGGGATCGTCTCCATTGACGTGAAAGATGGGTGCCTGAATCATTCGCGCAACGTCGGTCGCATACGTTGAGCTTCGGGCGTCCGACGGCGTCGTCGTGAATCCGATCTGATTGTTGATGACGACGTGGATCGTACCGCCCGTGTGGTATCCGGACAGCTGACTCAGATTCAGCGTTTCCGCGACGACACCCTGACCGGCAAACGCGGCGTCCCCATGAATCAGGAGCGGAATAACGGCGTCCTTGTAGTCACCGCCGGGAACGTCGGATACCTGGTGCCGGAGTTTGTATTGCTTCGCGCGCACCATCCCTTCGACCACCGGGTTGACCGCCTCCAGATGACTCGGGTTGGAGGCAAGCGTAACCTTGAGTTGATTTCCGTCCGGAGATTCGTGCGTTCCGGTCGCCCCGAGATGGTATTTGACGTCGCCCGACCCCTGCATTGTGTTCGGATCGAGACTGCCTTCAAACTCGGAGAAGATCACCTCGTATGGTTTGTGCAGAATGTTTGCCAGTACGTTGAGACGCCCGCGATGCGCCATTCCCATGACGACTTCGTGCACGCCCTGGTCGGCAGAATTGGAGAGGATCATGTCCAGCATCGGGATGACCGTCTCGGATCCTTCTAGCGAGAATCGCTTGTGTCCGATGTATTTGGTGTGCAGAAAACGCTCGAATGCCTCGGCGGCGTTCAGCTTTGAAAGGACACGCCGTTTGAGCTCTGGTACCAGTGCATCCAATCCTCCGACAGGTTCGACACGATCTTCGAGCCAGGCCTTCTCTGTCGGATCGGAAATGTGCATGTACTCGATTCCGAACTTGCGGCTGTATGCCTCCCTGACGATCGACAGAATCTCACGTAGAGGGAGAATATCCACACCACCCAGTCCGCCTGTCACAAACTTGCGGTCAAGATCCCACACGGTGAGACCGTAGGTGGCGGGGTCCAGTTCGGGGTGATTCACCCACTCATAACCCAACGGGTTGATGTCGGCTTGAAGATGTCCACGCACGCGGTGCGCACGGATCAACTGCAGGACTCTGGCCTGCTTCTGAATCATGTCGGTTTCCGAGCCGTCCGCTCCAAGTTGAGGCGTATTGTCCGGCGTCAGCACAAACGGCTGGTACGGGATGTTGAGCTCGGTAAACAGCGTCGAGTAGAAACCTCGTTCTCCCAGAAGCGATTGGGCGATGTGTGCCAGGAATGCACCACTCTCTGCTCCCTGGATAACGCGATGGTCATACGTGGACGTGATCGTCATGACCGGAGAGATGCCGGTCCGACTCACGATATCGGGTGCGAATGCGTGGTACTCCGGTGGATAACCGATAGAGCCGACACCTACGATCACACCTTGATTCGGCATGAGTCGGGGAACGCTGAGCGACGTCCCGATCATACCCGGGTTCGTGATGGTGGCGGTTGTGCCGCGGAAGTCGCTGATCTCCAGTTCATTGTCGCGGGCACGCCCGACGAGATCATTGTAGATCCCGAGAAACTGAGGGAACGTCATGTCGCCCACGTTCTTTATGTTCGGGACCATGAGCGTCCGCCGACCGCGACGCTCGATGTCGATAGCAAGGCCCAGGTTGATCGCTTCGGGAATCACATGCTCCGGTTTACCATCGACGCGACGAAACGTCGTATACATACTCGGAAACGCACGCAGGCCCTGCACTATCGCCCAGGCAATCATGTGCGTGTACGAAACCTTCTCTCCCCCTGAATTCCTCTGGTAGTCGTTTATGAGTTTCCGGT
This genomic window contains:
- the rdgB gene encoding RdgB/HAM1 family non-canonical purine NTP pyrophosphatase codes for the protein MNSDTRTLVVATGNQGKLAEIRDLLHSLRIELLSLADFEHLEPVEEDALTLEGNAVKKARVIFESTGIPTIADDTGLEADALGGEPGVFSARYAGPDCEPVANRMKLLTELSDKEDRRARFRTVVALVSNSETITFDGVCEGSITTAERGSMGFGYDALFVPSGSTRTFAEMDSDEKNEISHRGKALRKLRDYLQSPTRR
- a CDS encoding D-tyrosyl-tRNA(Tyr) deacylase, with product MIALVQRVHRASVTIDGRVVGRIGQGALVLLGVHRDDSTGEVDWLARKCAALRIFSDEDAKMNRSIVDIDGEALVVSQFTLYGNVERGNRPSFVESAPPEVATPLYEKFVERLSELINRPVETGQFGAMMDVELINDGPVTISIERKPGS
- a CDS encoding multifunctional oxoglutarate decarboxylase/oxoglutarate dehydrogenase thiamine pyrophosphate-binding subunit/dihydrolipoyllysine-residue succinyltransferase subunit, translating into MHDETRLGFNTGYVEQLYRQYLDNPESVSESWREFFADYRPSESFVAATEARKAVVAASGELEAEVAAAGLTAREGDGAVSPAEPAAAELEFEAEIKPLRGASAKIVENMEASIHVPTATSVRTFAVKLMAENRKLINDYQRNSGGEKVSYTHMIAWAIVQGLRAFPSMYTTFRRVDGKPEHVIPEAINLGLAIDIERRGRRTLMVPNIKNVGDMTFPQFLGIYNDLVGRARDNELEISDFRGTTATITNPGMIGTSLSVPRLMPNQGVIVGVGSIGYPPEYHAFAPDIVSRTGISPVMTITSTYDHRVIQGAESGAFLAHIAQSLLGERGFYSTLFTELNIPYQPFVLTPDNTPQLGADGSETDMIQKQARVLQLIRAHRVRGHLQADINPLGYEWVNHPELDPATYGLTVWDLDRKFVTGGLGGVDILPLREILSIVREAYSRKFGIEYMHISDPTEKAWLEDRVEPVGGLDALVPELKRRVLSKLNAAEAFERFLHTKYIGHKRFSLEGSETVIPMLDMILSNSADQGVHEVVMGMAHRGRLNVLANILHKPYEVIFSEFEGSLDPNTMQGSGDVKYHLGATGTHESPDGNQLKVTLASNPSHLEAVNPVVEGMVRAKQYKLRHQVSDVPGGDYKDAVIPLLIHGDAAFAGQGVVAETLNLSQLSGYHTGGTIHVVINNQIGFTTTPSDARSSTYATDVARMIQAPIFHVNGDDPEACIRVAMIALDYRQEFNKDVVIDMLCYRVHGHNEGDEPTYTQPLLYRKIEAKRSVRKLYTEYLLRRGEMSLEEAEQMLDDYRARLVEAFERTKEVVERDATKEVVVFQRTEPNAESPRFDTAVPSATLDTIVGALVTFPDGFDIHKKLARQFEKRAKAYEDGVVDWSLGEALAYGSLLLDGTTVRLAGQDSGRGTFSHRHAVVFDQTNGSELVPLNNIKDEQPHLLVYDSLLSEYAACGFEYGYSVADPEALVIWEAQFGDFSNGAQIVFDQFLSAAESKWGQRSSLVLLLPHGYEGQGPEHSSARLERFLQMCAEGNLTVCNLTTPANLFHALRRQVKMEKRKPLIVMSPKSLLRHPSVISSPTEFTEGQFDEVLPATNADVSAVKRIVFCSGKLYFDLMQTAEAHPEVLEATAVVRVEQLYPFPHAALVREVDRFPEADVFVWCQEEPMNMGAWTFIAPRLDDVLASRSGSECGSIQYRGRPASASPSSGSAKVHQVEMEKLISEALDIA
- the rpsU gene encoding 30S ribosomal protein S21, which gives rise to MRPSKIRVIKQVSSVSVGIKLRDKENIDRALRRFKRAVNRSRVLRIYRANMAFTKPSEERRQARQKAARNAHKRSRSY